The following are from one region of the Chloroflexota bacterium genome:
- a CDS encoding carboxypeptidase regulatory-like domain-containing protein yields MTRLIVLCLTALAPVALALVVSPTALAGRPQAGPAARVNAPAITVIYPDAFATSAPLSMIAAQAAASPANASSTPVARTVLRRALAGVSARPVAEPSAMLDQPHAPAANMPGLIANFEGASNLENQSVAGRLVYPPDPNGDIGYDPATGRKYYFEWVNLHYNAWDVTDPLAPVVALPATAGNALWAEGLPGSRCALSNSGDPIVLFDEQAHRWFISQFAITGGFHQCVAVSQTADPAGAWYLYDYPYLDGASWFNDYPKFGVWPDPQYGAYYMTVNQFNSSGTAYLGAGAAAFDRQRMLVGDPSAALIVSNLYYVNPNYYSLLPVDLDGPPPPAGTPGLFLSVDDDVFNGLGADAARVWEFRPNWANPPASTFGINGNPNYTLPVASFALLPCANCIPQPGTPVKLDALGDRAMYRAALRDFGGHQSLVVNETVLADGVDRAGVRWYEFQRNPSDGSWSVAQQSTYAPADGIYRWMGSAAMDRQGNLAIGYSAGSTTLYPSIRYAGRLVSDTLSTLPQGEMTMTAGSGYQSGQYGRWGDYSMMGVDPQDGCTFWYTNEYIQTSGLVNWQTRIGSFKFPECMPYAVGSLTGTVISAVTGNPISGTHVIAVDASGIGVLTAQTNGSGTYRLVGIPAGAYTVTASAGGYSTASAPGVPVTATLTTVQNFGLASWVYFVPIFIYVPP; encoded by the coding sequence GTGACGCGGCTCATTGTATTGTGCCTGACCGCGCTTGCGCCGGTTGCGCTGGCGCTGGTGGTATCACCCACGGCGCTGGCCGGCCGTCCGCAGGCCGGGCCGGCCGCGCGCGTGAACGCACCGGCGATTACGGTGATCTATCCCGATGCCTTCGCGACCAGCGCGCCGCTGTCGATGATTGCGGCGCAGGCGGCTGCCAGCCCGGCGAATGCTTCATCGACGCCGGTCGCGCGCACGGTGCTGCGCCGCGCACTGGCTGGCGTCTCCGCGCGACCGGTCGCGGAACCCAGCGCGATGCTCGATCAGCCGCACGCTCCGGCGGCCAACATGCCCGGGCTGATCGCCAATTTCGAGGGCGCGAGCAATCTGGAAAACCAATCGGTCGCAGGTCGTTTGGTGTACCCGCCCGACCCCAACGGCGATATCGGCTACGATCCGGCGACAGGCCGCAAGTACTACTTCGAGTGGGTGAACCTGCATTACAACGCGTGGGACGTCACCGACCCGCTGGCCCCCGTGGTCGCGCTGCCGGCGACGGCAGGCAACGCGCTCTGGGCGGAGGGGTTGCCCGGTTCCCGCTGTGCATTAAGTAACAGTGGCGACCCGATCGTGCTGTTCGATGAACAGGCGCACCGCTGGTTCATCAGCCAGTTCGCCATCACGGGGGGTTTTCACCAGTGCGTCGCCGTGTCGCAGACGGCCGACCCGGCCGGTGCGTGGTACCTGTACGACTACCCCTACCTCGACGGCGCAAGCTGGTTCAATGACTATCCCAAGTTCGGCGTCTGGCCCGACCCGCAGTACGGCGCGTACTACATGACGGTCAATCAGTTCAACAGTTCGGGCACCGCGTACCTGGGCGCTGGCGCGGCGGCCTTCGACCGCCAGCGCATGTTGGTGGGCGACCCGTCAGCCGCACTGATCGTTTCCAATCTGTACTACGTCAACCCCAACTATTACAGCCTGCTGCCGGTCGATCTCGACGGTCCGCCGCCGCCGGCCGGCACACCCGGCCTGTTTCTGTCGGTCGACGACGATGTCTTCAATGGGTTGGGCGCTGATGCGGCGCGCGTCTGGGAGTTTCGCCCGAACTGGGCGAACCCGCCCGCCTCCACGTTCGGCATCAACGGGAATCCCAACTACACGCTGCCGGTGGCGTCGTTCGCCCTGCTGCCGTGCGCCAACTGCATTCCGCAGCCCGGCACCCCGGTGAAGCTCGATGCGCTGGGCGACCGGGCGATGTATCGCGCGGCGTTGCGCGATTTCGGCGGCCACCAGTCGCTCGTCGTCAATGAAACCGTGCTGGCCGATGGCGTCGACCGCGCCGGCGTGCGCTGGTACGAGTTCCAGCGCAACCCCAGTGACGGCAGTTGGAGTGTAGCTCAGCAGTCGACCTACGCGCCCGCCGACGGGATCTATCGCTGGATGGGCAGCGCGGCGATGGACCGGCAGGGCAACCTGGCGATTGGCTACAGCGCAGGCTCGACCACACTCTACCCGTCGATTCGCTATGCCGGACGGCTGGTGTCCGACACGCTGAGCACCTTGCCGCAGGGCGAGATGACGATGACGGCGGGCAGTGGCTACCAATCGGGGCAGTATGGACGCTGGGGCGACTACTCGATGATGGGCGTCGACCCGCAGGACGGCTGCACGTTCTGGTACACCAATGAGTACATTCAGACCAGCGGCCTGGTCAACTGGCAGACACGCATCGGCTCGTTCAAGTTCCCAGAATGCATGCCATACGCCGTGGGGAGCTTGACCGGCACGGTGATCAGCGCGGTAACCGGCAACCCGATCTCCGGCACGCATGTGATTGCGGTTGATGCGTCCGGCATCGGCGTGCTGACGGCGCAGACCAACGGAAGCGGGACGTACCGTTTGGTCGGCATTCCGGCGGGCGCATATACCGTCACAGCGTCGGCCGGCGGATACAGCACGGCGTCGGCGCCCGGCGTGCCGGTAACAGCCACACTGACGACGGTTCAGAACTTCGGGCTCGCGTCGTGGGTTTACTTCGTGCCGATATTCATTTATGTGCCGCCGTAG
- a CDS encoding capsule biosynthesis protein CapK, giving the protein MMPNYSDDLTDAARYPGLTEHGARVLRFLREHPSAPRYTATCGHHLTPEWLAQVRVFDASLDAEPDGWTPGGVPAWMDAFVEQCFSDVPFYRQYGARPQQFGDIPACTREDISHAPWSFVPDSQPLDGLVWYNTTGTTGHPLIVMSHPVTAASYLPLVRRALSAHGVTLSVESERVLYLLVGWQRKSYAYPSVVPEMAEMGCAKLNLHPADWRDPDDRARFLDVCDPQFYTGDPLAFAELMRLPLRTSPRALVSTAMALLPGMRGALEAHFACPVIDLYSMNETGPIAFTQGDARILLQPRLFVEVLDERGAPCPPGVRGELVVSGGMNPFLPLLRYRTSDFASLEFRGRRPVIVGLEGRQPVIYRSTGGTLLNNLDVTNPLRPLALPQFTLHQRADGALAMRVRAPAPDEAAIRTAVRDLFGADQAVSIEIVDSLGDKVVQYTSDITM; this is encoded by the coding sequence ATGATGCCCAACTATTCGGACGATCTGACCGACGCCGCACGGTATCCGGGCCTGACGGAGCACGGCGCGCGGGTGCTGCGCTTCCTGCGCGAGCACCCCAGCGCGCCGCGCTACACCGCGACGTGCGGCCACCACCTGACGCCCGAATGGCTGGCGCAGGTACGCGTCTTCGACGCATCGCTCGACGCGGAACCGGACGGCTGGACGCCCGGCGGCGTCCCAGCGTGGATGGATGCGTTTGTCGAGCAGTGCTTCAGCGACGTCCCGTTCTACCGGCAGTACGGCGCGCGCCCGCAACAGTTCGGCGACATCCCGGCTTGCACGCGCGAGGATATCAGCCACGCGCCGTGGTCGTTCGTGCCCGACAGCCAGCCGCTCGACGGGCTGGTCTGGTACAACACGACCGGCACCACCGGCCACCCGCTGATCGTGATGTCGCATCCGGTCACCGCCGCATCGTATCTGCCGCTCGTGCGGCGCGCTCTGTCCGCGCATGGTGTGACACTGAGCGTAGAGAGCGAGCGCGTGTTGTACCTGCTCGTCGGCTGGCAGCGCAAGTCGTACGCCTATCCCTCGGTCGTGCCGGAGATGGCCGAGATGGGCTGCGCCAAGCTGAACCTGCATCCCGCCGACTGGCGCGACCCGGACGACCGCGCGCGCTTCCTCGACGTCTGCGATCCGCAGTTCTACACCGGCGACCCGCTCGCCTTCGCCGAGTTGATGCGCCTGCCGCTGCGCACGAGCCCGCGCGCGCTTGTTTCGACGGCGATGGCGCTGCTGCCGGGCATGCGCGGTGCGCTCGAAGCGCACTTCGCGTGCCCGGTGATCGACCTGTACTCGATGAACGAAACGGGGCCGATCGCGTTCACGCAGGGCGACGCGCGCATCCTCCTGCAGCCGCGCCTGTTCGTCGAGGTGCTGGACGAGCGCGGCGCGCCCTGCCCGCCGGGCGTGCGCGGCGAACTGGTCGTCAGCGGCGGGATGAACCCGTTCCTGCCGCTGCTGCGCTACCGCACCAGCGATTTCGCTTCCCTGGAGTTCCGCGGCCGCCGGCCGGTGATCGTCGGGCTGGAAGGACGCCAGCCGGTCATCTATCGCTCGACCGGCGGCACGCTGCTCAACAACCTCGATGTGACGAACCCCCTGCGCCCGCTCGCCCTGCCGCAGTTCACCCTGCATCAGCGCGCGGACGGCGCGCTGGCGATGCGCGTGCGCGCCCCCGCGCCCGACGAGGCGGCGATCCGTACCGCCGTGCGCGACCTGTTCGGCGCGGACCAGGCGGTCAGCATCGAGATCGTGGACTCGCTCGGCGACAAGGTCGTGCAGTACACGAGCGACATCACTATGTAA
- a CDS encoding PQQ-like beta-propeller repeat protein, with product MNTRSLSTIILAVVLIVLVMGVTGFLTASGGLNNARFDAQAGWSRGFSSAQTMKVVPLADKSRIVVVQNETTVSAFDVSGAPVYSKTFRGPLVTTFSDINGDGADETLVLSPDAGGIVITALGPKGEELKKWAVAQTNAPARAAVVRFASGPQIVVGDDRGALVALTLDGREAWRAKLSRGGAVDTIRGEDEIKVDGAYYLAAANHDGAVALYDGTGKTKWTYTMGEALRRLRAYDLKGNGKGQIILGGDSSNLVMLDASNGQVLFTKSTGQAVTEVREVEVDGNPSTREFVAGGKKGGVWALTADGKELWSSTVSDKVNEIAGVDVDNDGADEVVIGDDGGGAYLFAGKSGSRTDLPSRKTGILRIDAARLTGSDQIVVADGTSVTLFTLTRTVAPIWYSPLTAGLLVSLVIAVLAWFVATMPPKPTLKVTVADQSPEGMQSRLRMLHEDIADLERLKKAGDMDPKAYLERLKDLRGELADTQAALIKAGVKVTVETQKCPNCGGSIPLGTDKCEYCGAVVIR from the coding sequence ATGAATACCCGTTCGTTGTCCACGATTATCCTGGCCGTCGTGCTGATCGTGCTCGTCATGGGTGTGACGGGCTTCCTGACGGCGTCCGGCGGCCTCAACAACGCGCGCTTCGACGCGCAGGCGGGCTGGTCCCGCGGCTTCTCCAGTGCACAGACGATGAAGGTCGTGCCGCTGGCCGACAAGTCGCGCATCGTCGTTGTGCAGAACGAAACGACCGTCTCCGCGTTCGACGTGTCGGGCGCGCCAGTGTATTCCAAGACGTTTCGCGGCCCGCTCGTAACCACCTTCAGCGACATCAACGGCGACGGCGCCGACGAGACGCTCGTGCTGTCGCCGGATGCCGGCGGCATTGTCATCACCGCGCTCGGTCCAAAAGGCGAAGAACTGAAGAAGTGGGCCGTCGCGCAGACGAATGCGCCGGCGCGCGCGGCGGTCGTGCGCTTCGCGTCCGGCCCGCAGATTGTCGTCGGCGACGATCGCGGCGCACTGGTCGCGCTGACGCTGGACGGCCGCGAGGCGTGGCGCGCCAAGTTGTCGCGCGGCGGCGCGGTGGACACGATCCGCGGCGAGGATGAGATCAAAGTGGACGGCGCGTACTACCTGGCGGCGGCCAACCACGACGGCGCGGTGGCGCTGTACGACGGCACGGGCAAGACGAAGTGGACGTACACGATGGGCGAGGCGCTGCGCCGTCTGCGCGCGTACGATCTGAAGGGCAACGGCAAGGGCCAGATCATTCTCGGCGGCGACAGCAGCAACCTGGTCATGCTCGACGCCTCGAACGGGCAGGTGTTGTTCACCAAGTCGACGGGTCAGGCGGTCACCGAGGTGCGCGAAGTCGAGGTCGACGGCAACCCCTCAACGCGCGAGTTCGTCGCCGGCGGGAAAAAGGGCGGCGTCTGGGCGCTGACGGCCGACGGCAAAGAGTTGTGGTCGAGCACCGTGTCCGACAAGGTCAACGAGATCGCCGGCGTGGATGTGGACAACGACGGCGCGGATGAAGTCGTGATCGGCGATGACGGCGGCGGCGCGTACCTGTTTGCGGGCAAGAGCGGGTCGCGCACCGATCTGCCGTCGCGCAAGACCGGCATCCTGCGCATCGACGCCGCGCGCCTGACGGGCTCCGATCAGATTGTTGTCGCCGACGGCACATCGGTCACTCTGTTCACCCTGACGCGCACGGTGGCGCCGATCTGGTATTCGCCGCTCACGGCCGGGCTGCTCGTCTCACTGGTGATCGCCGTGCTGGCATGGTTCGTCGCCACGATGCCGCCGAAGCCGACGCTCAAGGTCACGGTCGCCGACCAAAGCCCGGAAGGCATGCAGTCGCGTCTGCGCATGCTGCACGAAGACATCGCCGACCTGGAGCGCCTGAAGAAGGCGGGCGATATGGACCCGAAAGCGTATTTGGAGCGGCTGAAGGACCTGCGTGGCGAACTGGCCGACACGCAGGCCGCGCTCATCAAGGCCGGCGTCAAGGTCACCGTCGAAACGCAGAAGTGCCCGAACTGCGGCGGCAGCATCCCGCTCGGCACCGACAAATGCGAGTACTGCGGCGCCGTTGTAATTCGCTAA
- a CDS encoding alpha/beta hydrolase: protein MTDHWIDYRAIPGREQNAAGAGWKALRDVHSPQLGNNRDLYVRLPASYGTGERHYPVIYMHDAQNLFDPATSFAGDTWQVDAAMGTLAAEGIEALVVGIPHMGDQRTQEYNPWARGEPYLAFVVETVKPRVDAAFRTLAGRHDTGIIGSSLGGLISIYAYFRYPDVFGHVGGLSPSLWANRFEILSYVANAPLVSGKVYIDHGTREGSAVPLRDVLLRKGYREGTDLCYVREEGGMHRESAWAGRLPGALRFLFGTA, encoded by the coding sequence ATGACCGATCATTGGATTGACTACCGCGCCATACCGGGGCGTGAGCAGAACGCGGCCGGCGCCGGCTGGAAGGCGCTGCGGGACGTGCACAGCCCGCAGTTGGGCAACAATCGCGATCTGTACGTCCGCCTGCCCGCCTCGTACGGAACGGGCGAGCGGCACTACCCGGTCATCTACATGCACGACGCGCAGAACCTATTCGACCCGGCGACCAGCTTCGCGGGCGACACCTGGCAGGTCGATGCGGCGATGGGGACGCTGGCCGCTGAGGGCATCGAGGCGCTGGTGGTCGGCATCCCGCACATGGGCGACCAGCGCACGCAGGAGTACAACCCGTGGGCGCGCGGCGAGCCGTACCTCGCCTTCGTCGTCGAGACCGTCAAGCCGCGCGTTGACGCGGCATTCCGCACGCTCGCCGGCCGGCACGACACCGGTATCATCGGCTCGTCGCTCGGCGGGCTGATCAGCATATACGCCTACTTCCGCTACCCGGATGTGTTCGGACATGTCGGCGGCCTGAGCCCGTCGCTGTGGGCCAACCGCTTCGAGATCCTATCGTACGTCGCAAACGCCCCGCTGGTGAGCGGCAAAGTCTACATCGACCACGGCACGCGCGAAGGCAGCGCCGTTCCGCTGCGCGACGTGCTGTTGCGCAAAGGTTACCGCGAGGGCACCGACCTGTGCTACGTGCGCGAAGAGGGCGGCATGCACCGCGAGTCGGCGTGGGCGGGGCGTCTGCCCGGCGCGTTGCGCTTCCTGTTCGGCACAGCATGA
- a CDS encoding type II toxin-antitoxin system VapC family toxin, with protein MNTQFVDTNVFLRFLTRDHPKRAEACLALFQKAQRNEVRLTTAEAIIAEVVYVLASKQLYNLTPEEIRARLYPLLSMPGLKLPYRRMYLRALDLYASQRLDFEDALAIAHMERLKIGEIISYDREFDRVAGLQRIEP; from the coding sequence GTGAACACGCAATTCGTGGACACGAACGTGTTTCTGCGCTTCCTCACGCGCGATCATCCGAAGCGCGCCGAGGCCTGTCTCGCCTTGTTCCAAAAAGCGCAACGCAACGAAGTCCGCCTGACGACTGCGGAGGCGATTATTGCCGAGGTCGTCTATGTACTGGCATCAAAACAGTTGTATAACTTGACGCCCGAGGAGATTCGCGCCCGGCTCTACCCGCTGCTGTCGATGCCGGGTCTGAAACTACCGTATCGCCGGATGTACCTGCGCGCACTCGATCTGTACGCGTCGCAGCGCCTGGACTTCGAGGACGCACTGGCGATCGCCCACATGGAGCGCCTGAAGATTGGCGAGATCATCTCGTATGATCGCGAATTTGACCGGGTGGCGGGCCTTCAGCGCATCGAGCCATAG
- a CDS encoding AbrB family transcriptional regulator → MERIEEYVRPLTAKGTVTIPIEVRRLLGLNVRDKVRFRVVDGLRVELLPPPMTLEKAFGSVKPRQRPENFKRLRDTAVEEHIRRRTARRAS, encoded by the coding sequence ATGGAAAGAATCGAGGAGTACGTGCGCCCGCTGACGGCCAAGGGTACGGTGACCATTCCCATCGAAGTGCGCCGCTTGCTGGGGTTGAACGTGCGCGACAAAGTGCGTTTCCGCGTGGTGGATGGCCTGCGCGTCGAACTGTTGCCGCCGCCGATGACGCTGGAGAAAGCATTCGGCTCGGTGAAGCCGCGTCAGCGCCCCGAGAACTTCAAGCGTCTGCGGGACACGGCGGTTGAAGAGCATATCCGTCGCCGCACAGCGAGGCGCGCGTCGTGA
- a CDS encoding VWA domain-containing protein, whose protein sequence is MSNELDTLQAQWSAQWQTALATWSKFTKLGAPHWCATHKEATVEGLSQSFAMIRLTDQTVVIDLQGVRENKLDAFAREVLAHEIGHHVYAPADLTDHARMLARMRWALPTKENLAPFVANLYTDLLINDRLQRSAGLHIADVYQQIGNRSADRMWTFYMRIYEILWSQQKGTLTFGEIDARLEGDAQLGARLIRSYARDWLDGSGRFAALCLPYLLDDDGKTIQQILKGWRDMQNAGAGGGMPSGLTGIEDGEKEGAIHPSLDPDLAGEGIDSADADGDGQAPPVESGTQKASTGQARQPFEFGEILRSLGIDLDNHEIAARYYKERAVPHLIRFPSRIVPESTEPLPEGTEPWEVGQPLEDADWTESILRSPRVIPGLTTVRRVWGSTEGKLPESQPLDLDLYVDCSGSMPDPQVNVSYLTLAGAIIALSALRAGARVQATLWSGKMQYETTKGFIRDEHRILQILTGYFGDGTQFPLHILRDTFADRKPSDRPAHILIISDNGVTTMFDKDEQGADGWAIARMALAKARGGGTMVLNLFPSWEQVEKQLVQARDEGWDINPISSWEELVEFARKFSRKTYAPEGGEESPSQRLRR, encoded by the coding sequence ATGAGCAACGAGCTCGACACCCTGCAAGCGCAGTGGTCCGCGCAGTGGCAAACCGCGCTGGCCACCTGGAGCAAGTTCACCAAGCTCGGCGCGCCGCACTGGTGCGCAACGCACAAAGAGGCCACGGTCGAAGGGCTCTCGCAGTCGTTCGCCATGATCCGACTGACCGACCAGACGGTGGTGATCGATCTGCAAGGCGTGCGCGAGAACAAGCTGGACGCATTCGCGCGCGAGGTGCTGGCGCACGAGATCGGCCATCACGTCTACGCGCCCGCCGACCTGACCGACCACGCGCGCATGCTGGCGCGCATGCGCTGGGCCCTGCCGACCAAGGAGAACCTGGCGCCGTTCGTCGCCAACCTCTACACCGACCTGCTGATCAACGACCGCCTGCAGCGCAGCGCCGGGCTGCACATCGCCGATGTGTACCAGCAGATCGGCAACCGCTCGGCCGACCGCATGTGGACATTCTACATGCGCATCTACGAGATCCTCTGGAGTCAGCAGAAAGGTACGCTGACGTTCGGCGAGATCGATGCGCGTTTGGAAGGCGATGCGCAGCTTGGCGCGCGACTGATCCGCTCGTACGCGCGCGACTGGCTCGACGGCTCCGGCCGCTTCGCCGCGCTCTGCCTGCCGTACCTGCTGGACGACGACGGCAAGACGATCCAGCAGATCCTGAAGGGCTGGCGCGACATGCAGAACGCCGGCGCGGGCGGCGGCATGCCGAGCGGCTTAACCGGCATCGAGGATGGCGAAAAGGAAGGCGCGATCCATCCGTCGCTCGACCCCGACCTGGCCGGCGAAGGCATCGACAGCGCGGACGCCGACGGCGACGGGCAAGCGCCGCCGGTTGAGAGCGGCACGCAGAAAGCCAGCACCGGGCAGGCGCGCCAGCCGTTCGAGTTCGGCGAGATCCTGCGCAGCCTCGGCATTGACCTGGATAATCACGAGATCGCCGCGCGCTACTATAAGGAACGCGCCGTGCCGCACCTGATCCGCTTCCCGTCGCGCATCGTGCCCGAATCGACCGAGCCGCTGCCGGAGGGCACGGAGCCGTGGGAGGTGGGGCAGCCGTTAGAGGACGCCGACTGGACGGAGAGCATCCTGCGCAGCCCGCGCGTCATCCCCGGCCTGACGACGGTGCGGCGCGTCTGGGGCTCGACCGAGGGCAAGCTGCCGGAGAGCCAGCCGCTCGATCTCGACCTGTACGTGGACTGCTCCGGCTCGATGCCGGATCCGCAAGTGAACGTCTCGTACCTGACGCTGGCCGGTGCGATCATCGCACTGTCGGCGCTGCGGGCGGGCGCGCGCGTGCAGGCGACGCTCTGGAGCGGCAAGATGCAGTACGAGACGACGAAGGGCTTCATCCGCGACGAGCATCGCATCCTGCAGATCCTGACCGGCTACTTCGGCGACGGCACGCAGTTCCCGCTCCACATCCTGCGCGACACGTTTGCCGACCGCAAGCCATCCGACCGACCGGCGCACATCCTGATCATCTCCGACAACGGCGTGACGACCATGTTCGACAAGGACGAGCAGGGCGCGGACGGCTGGGCGATCGCGCGCATGGCGCTGGCGAAGGCGCGCGGCGGCGGCACGATGGTGCTGAATCTGTTCCCGAGTTGGGAGCAAGTCGAGAAGCAGTTGGTGCAGGCGCGCGACGAAGGCTGGGACATCAACCCGATCAGTTCATGGGAGGAGTTGGTGGAGTTCGCGCGCAAGTTCAGCCGCAAGACGTATGCGCCGGAAGGCGGCGAGGAGTCCCCGTCCCAACGGCTGCGCCGATGA
- a CDS encoding radical SAM protein — MNAAPRRIVVWRVTTRCNLDCAFCAYSRALGGARTDADPAAVRRFAALLGADGTTSGRDTLISFLGGEPLIWPPLGNLARACKHECGLRTGVTTNGTTLGAVDARQRLRDDMDEVTVSVDGLGAFHDHVRAAPGGFAAVRDGVTRLCGEIARAGAGPRVRVNTILMRGSVESFEGFCIEIASWGVAEVTFNALGGRDRPECYPANRLTADQVAQFAAVLPDIRTRMFASGLTVRGGEAYLARMFASARNETLPVADCEPGTEFLFIDEHGRVAPCHFTAESYGVPLAAIRTLGDLRALPARCAASGSMAARAALPPSTSAFSAAPGPTRRSRRRWHRPASSRSTSTPATGARPATGPPTSTPAIRRSTPAIHSRSSSCRACR; from the coding sequence ATGAACGCCGCGCCCCGTCGCATCGTCGTCTGGCGCGTCACGACGCGCTGCAATCTCGACTGCGCGTTCTGCGCGTACAGCCGCGCGCTCGGCGGCGCGCGCACGGACGCCGACCCGGCCGCTGTGCGGCGCTTCGCGGCCTTGCTCGGCGCGGACGGCACGACGAGCGGGCGCGACACGCTCATCAGCTTCCTCGGCGGCGAGCCGCTGATCTGGCCGCCGCTAGGCAATCTGGCGCGTGCCTGTAAACACGAGTGCGGGCTGCGTACCGGCGTGACGACCAATGGCACAACGCTTGGCGCGGTGGACGCGCGCCAACGGCTGCGCGACGATATGGATGAAGTCACCGTGAGCGTGGATGGTCTCGGAGCGTTCCATGACCATGTGCGTGCCGCGCCGGGCGGGTTCGCGGCCGTGCGCGACGGCGTCACACGGCTGTGTGGCGAGATCGCGCGCGCCGGAGCCGGGCCGCGCGTGCGCGTTAACACGATCCTGATGCGCGGCAGTGTCGAATCGTTCGAGGGGTTCTGTATTGAGATCGCAAGCTGGGGTGTCGCCGAGGTGACGTTCAACGCGCTGGGCGGGCGCGACCGCCCGGAGTGCTACCCGGCCAACCGGTTAACGGCAGACCAGGTCGCGCAATTCGCGGCTGTGCTACCGGACATCCGCACGCGCATGTTCGCTAGCGGCCTGACGGTGCGCGGCGGGGAGGCGTACCTGGCGCGCATGTTCGCATCCGCGCGCAACGAGACGCTGCCGGTCGCAGACTGCGAGCCGGGCACGGAATTCCTGTTCATCGACGAGCACGGCCGTGTCGCGCCGTGCCACTTCACCGCCGAAAGCTACGGCGTGCCGCTAGCCGCGATTCGCACGCTCGGCGACCTGCGCGCCCTGCCGGCGCGATGCGCGGCATCCGGCTCGATGGCGGCCCGGGCCGCGTTGCCGCCGTCAACGTCTGCTTTCAGCGCCGCACCTGGACCTACGCGGCGATCTCGCCGGCGCTGGCACAGGCCGGCATCGTCAAGGTCAACCTCAACCCCGGCGACTGGCGCGCGCCCGGCGACCGGGCCGCCTACCTCGACGCCTGCAATCCGGAGATCTACACCGGCGATCCACTCTCGTTCGTCGAGTTGTCGCGCCTGCCGCTGA